The Triticum aestivum cultivar Chinese Spring chromosome 3A, IWGSC CS RefSeq v2.1, whole genome shotgun sequence genome includes a region encoding these proteins:
- the LOC123062502 gene encoding protein IQ-DOMAIN 3, producing MAKKGKWFSAVRRVFSSSDPEGKEAKTEKADKPKSRRKWPFGKSKRFDPPTSTVSDITPVAPSPLPLPLPPTQPPQPQPEEIKDVKPVETESEQNKHAYSVALASAVAAEAAAVAAQAAAEVVRLTAVPAGTSRTPVCSQEELAAVKIQTAFRGYLARRALRALRGLVRLKSLVDGNAVKRQTAHTLHCTQTMARVQTQIYSRRVKMEEEKQALQRQLQLKHQRELEKMKIDEDWDHSHQSKEQIEASLMMKQEAALRRERALAYAFSHQWKNSGRTVTPTFTDQGNPNWGWSWMERWMSARPWENRVVSNKDKDGALTKNPSTNAARTFVPRALSIQRPATPSKSSRPPSRQSPSTPPSKNPSVAGKFRPSSPRDSWLYREDDLRSITSIRSERPRRLSTGGGSIQDDSSLTSTPALPSYMQSTKSARAKSRYHMVFADKFEVPDRASLVHSSIKKRLSFPAAEKPNVTPADKLKERARRHSDPPKVDPASLKDVNVA from the exons ATGGCAAAGAAAGGGAAGTGGTTCAGTGCTGTCAGGAGAGTGTTCAGCTCCTCTGATCCGGAGGGGAAAGAAGCTAAG ACTGAGAAGGCAGACAAGCCTAAATCCCGGAGGAAATGGCCATTTGGCAAGTCAAAGCGCTTTGATCCACCCACCTCGACAGTGTCAGACATCACTCCGGTAGCTCcatcgccgctgccgctgcctcttccTCCTACCCAGCCTCCTCAGCCACAGCCCGAGGAGATAAAAGATGTCAAGCCAGTCGAAACGGAGAGTGAACAAAACAAGCATGCCTACTCTGTTGCGCTTGCCTCTGCTGTCGCTGCGGAAGCCGCTGCCGTCGCTGCCCAGGCCGCTGCTGAGGTTGTCCGCCTCACAGCAGTCCCCGCGGGCACATCAAGGACACCTGTTTGCTCACAGGAAGAACTCGCCGCTGTCAAGATTCAGACCGCCTTCAGGGGTTACTTG GCAAGGAGAGCACTGCGTGCACTCAGAGGACTTGTTAGGCTGAAGTCGCTAGTTGACGGAAATGCCGTCAAACGCCAAACTGCCCACACCTTGCATTGCACACAAACAATGGCAAGAGTTCAAACCCAAATCTACTCTAGAAGGGTGAAGATGGAGGAGGAAAAACAGGCTCTTCAAAGGCAGCTCCAGTTGAAGCACCAAAGGGAACTTGAGAAAATGAAG ATTGATGAAGACTGGGATCATAGCCATCAATCCAAAGAACAGATCGAGGCCAGCTTAATGATGAAACAGGAAGCTGCACTAAGACGAGAAAGAGCACTTGCATATGCATTTTCTCATCAG TGGAAGAATTCTGGTCGAACTGTAACACCAACATTCACAGACCAAGGGAATCCTAATTGGGGCTGGAGCTGGATGGAACGCTGGATGTCAGCAAGGCCTTGGGAGAACCGAGTGGTGTCAAACAAGGATAAAGACGGTGCTCTGACAAAGAATCCCAGCACTAACGCTGCTCGAACTTTTGTGCCCCGTGCTCTCTCAATCCAGAGGCCTGCAACACCAAGCAAGTCGAGCCGTCCACCAAGCCGGCAATCACCATCAACCCCGCCATCAAAGAACCCCTCTGTTGCAGGAAAATTCAGACCTTCAAGCCCAAGAGATAGCTGGCTATACAGGGAGGATGACTTGAGGAGCATCACAAGCATACGCTCTGAGCGCCCAAGGAGGCTGAGCACAGGTGGAGGCTCGATCCAGGACGATTCGAGCCTAACAAGCACCCCAGCTCTCCCCAGCTACATGCAGTCCACAAAGTCTGCAAGAGCGAAATCTCGGTACCACATGGTATTCGCCGACAAGTTTGAGGTCCCTGATAGAGCATCTCTGGTCCACTCATCGATAAAGAAGCGCCTATCCTTCCCAGCTGCAGAGAAACCAAATGTCACACCCGCAGATAAGCTGAAGGAAAGAGCGAGGCGCCATTCGGATCCTCCAAAGGTGGATCCTGCCTCCCTGAAGGATGTCAATGTTGCCTGA